GGCGGAACCGGGGTCGAGACGCTCGACGTCGTCGCGGCCCGGTTCGACGTCGCCTGGCTCAGCCAAGATCGCGACGTGCACGGCAGACCTCTGTCCTTTATTCATACGTATCAGGTCGAAGGCCTCCGCGCGGAGTCCACCGTGCCGCGAGCGCCGATGACGCTCGATCCGGCCGCCGAGGGCTCGGCGGTGACGCACGTGCCCGCCACCGCACCGGACGACGCCCACACCGTCACCATCGTCCCGGCGGTCTCCCGCCCCCATCGCCTGCGTTGCCGCTTCCGCAGGCCGGACGCGACTGGCGGCGCCGACGTCGTGGTCGAGGTCGACGGGCGGCCGCGTGGCGGCGTCGTGGCCACCGCGGAAGCCGATCCGTTCCTCGACGTCGATCTCGGGATCATCTCGGTCCGCGCGGGCCGGCCGGTGCGCGTCGCGTTCCGCGCGGCGGGGGCTGGTCCCGACGGCCTCTCGCACGCGTTCCAGATCGACGCGATCTCACTCGTCCCGCGGAGCAGCGCCCAGCCGCGTCCCGCTCCCTGAACCCGCGACACCACCACTACCGCCACGGAGGCACGGTGCAGAAGGTCATTCAGTACGAACGCGGCCTGGAGAAGTTCACGCCGTTGCGCAACATCGTCACCTACGACGACTTCGATCGCGGCTTCAACGGCTGGCTCGACCTCACGCCGAACTTCGTCAACGACGACTACCGGCACTACCCGTCCGAAGTGGACCTCGCCAGCTGGGCGCCCTCGATGATCAGCGCGGCGCCGATGCGTTTCGCCGCCACCCACGGGTCGATGGAGGGCACCTACTCGCTGAAGCTGAACACCAAGCCGGTGGCGAACCGCTACGAGGAGAAGCCGGCCGACGGCAGCATGGGGGTCGCCCTGAAGCGGCTCTCGAACTTCGACCCGAACATGCGCTACATCCAGATCGAGGCGTTCTACGCCTACACCCCGCAGCAGGACCGGCTCGGCTTCGGCGAAGAGGACCTGCGGGCGTTCGGGTTCTACTTCGACCTGCAGGACCACGAGTACCGCTGGATGCCCGGCGTCCGCTACGTGAACTCCGTCAACGGCGAGCTCACCAAGAAGTGGCAGTACTGGAAGGTCGCCGACGGCGTGACCAAGAAGGACTGGTGCTACGGCCGCGAGGACGGCTGGCAGCGACCCGGCGTCGACAACCTCTGGTACGGCCGTCGCCACGCCGACGGCTCGGCCGACGCCTTCCAGTGGGTCCCCGACGGCGATCAGGACCTGCTCTACAACGAGAGCCCGGACAAGCTCAACTGGCTGTACTTCCGTCTGCTCATCGACTTCCAGCGGCGCGAGTACGTCGAGCTGCAGAGCATGGACCGGACCTTCGACCTGCGCGGTCTGACGCCGACGCTCGTCACGCCCTACAAGAGCATCACGAACCTGATCAACCCGATCTTCTTCGTCGAGACCGACACGAATCGCACGGTGAATCTCTTCCTCGATTCCGTCGTGTACTCCACGGAATGACCACCGCCCACCGCAGACCGATTCGGAAGGCCCTGCTCAGTGCGCACCTTCGCCACCTCTGTCATCGAACGTCGTCTCGAGATCTCCGCCACCCACACCACCCACCCGTACGAGGCGGGCTGGGCCGCGGAGGCGGTCTTCTTCGTCCAGGTCGAAGGAGATCACCCCGACCTGTCGGTCCAGGCGCAGATCTCGCCGGACGGGCTGCACTGGGCCGACCGGGGCCGGGCCATCGTGCTGGCCGGCGGTGACGAGATCGCCGCCATCGACCTGGCGAACTTCGGCGGCTGGCTCCGGCTGGCCTTCACCGGCGCGACGCCGGAGCGGCCGGCCACCGTGCTGGTCCACCTCGCCCTCAAGGGCTGACACCACCAGACGGATCGCCTCGACCGAGAGGAGGACAGACCATGCTTCCCCAACTCATCCGCCGGCTCGGCCTCATGATCTTCACCGTGTGGGGAGCCGTGAGCCTCACCTTCGTGATCCTCCGGCTCGCCCCCGGTGACCAGGCCACCGTGCAGCTCGGGCCGGACGCGACCGCGGCCGACGTGTCAGCGCTGCGCGAGGAACTCGGGCTCAACCGGCCGATGCTGGTGCAGTACCTGGACTACCTGGGCTCGGCGCTCACCGGTGACTTCGGGGAGTCGTACCGGTTCCGCGACTCGGCGACGACGGTCATCCTCGATCGGTTCCCGGCGACCGTCCTGCTCGCCGGCACCGCGACCGCGCTGGCGCTGACGATCGGCCTGCTGCTGGGAATCCTGGCCGGCCGCGCGCCGGGCAAGCTCGCCGACCGCGCGATCTCCGGCATCACCCTGGTCATGCAGGCCATCCCGTCGTTCTGGTCGGGCATCATGCTGATCCTGCTGATGGCGCTGACGCTGCGGCTCCTGCCGAGCGCCGGCTCCGGTGACCTGCGGCACCTGGTGCTGCCGGCGGTCACCCTCGCGATCCCGTTCACGGCGCTGGTCGCCCGGATCACCCGCAGCAGCGTCGCGGAGGTGACGGCCGAGCCGTACATCATGACGGCACGGTCGAAGGGGTTGTCCGAGCGGCTCGTGCTGAGCCGTCACGCCGTGCGCAACTCGGTGATCCCGGTGGTGACCATCGTGTCCCTGCACATCGGCACCCTGATGGGCGGCGCGGTCATCGTCGAGCAGGTCTTCGCGTGGGACGGGGTCGGCTCGCTGCTCGTCGGCGCGGTCGGCAACCGCGACTACGCCATCGTCCAGGGCGCGACCGTGCTCCTGGCGATCGTCGTGGTGACGATGAACCTGCTCGCCGACGTCCTCAACGCCCGGCTCGATCCTCGCATCCGGGCGGGGGTGGCGTCATGACGACGATGGGGCTGGTGCAGACCCCGGCACCGCCGGCGCCGCTGGTGCCGGCGCGGACCCGGCGCACCACGGTGCGTCGCGTGGCCGCCGCCGTCCCGATCATGATCTTCGGCCTGTACGTCGTCGCGGCGATCGTCGGCCCGCTGCTCATCGACTACTCGCCGGTGGGCGGTGAGCTCGACGACCGCCTCCTTCCGCCCGGCTCGGTGCTCAGCGACGGCAGCACGGCGCTGTTCGGCACCGACGCGCTCGGCCGCGACCTGTTCGGCCAGGTCGTCTACGGCGCCCGCACGTCGGTGTTCATCGGCACGCTCGTCGTCCTGATCAGCGCCCTGATCGGGCTCGCGGTCGGGACGGTCGCGGGGTACCGGGGCGGCACGACCGACCTCGTGGCGTCGCGCGTCATCGACGTCCTGCTCGCCTTCCCCGGCATCCTGCTGGCCATCGTCATCGCCGGGGTGTTCGACCGCAGCCTCGCCATCGTCGTCGTCGCGTTGAGCGTGACCAACTGGATCGGCTTCGCCCGCCTCTCGCGGTCGATGGCCATGACGCTGCGCGAGCGCGACTGGGTCAAGTCGGCGACGGTGATGGGCGTGCGGCGCCGGCGGATCATCGCGCGGCACATCCTGCCGTTCATCGCCGGGCCCACGTTCGCGCTGGCGACCACCGAGTTCGCCGGCGCCATCCTGGCTGAAGCCTCGCTGAGCTTCCTCGGCCTCGGCCTGCCTTCGGCCTCCGTCTCCTGGGGCCAGACCATCGCCGCCGGCAAGGAGTACCTCGCCAGCGCCTGGTGGATCTCCGCCATTCCCGGCATCGCCCTGGCGGTGCTCGTCATCTGCGTGGGCTTCACCGGAGACCGGCTCACCCGCTACTTCGGCCGACGGCAGTGACGAGACCGCAGCAGGGCGCACCACCCGACACAGTCCAGAGCAGCTCAGTGAGGAGCAAGGCAATGAGATCCCTACGGCACTCCGCGATCGTGGCCACCGCACTGCTCGGCCTGCTCGGAGCCACGGCATGTGGCGCCGACACCGACTCCACCGGCGGCGGTGGTGATGAGGCCGGCGGCGGAGCGATCGCCGTGGCCGGGCAGTTCCCCACCGAGTCCATCGACCCGAACGGGCCCCTGGCCATCGACGGCGGCACCCGGGTCGCGTCGATCCAGCTGTACAGCCCCTTGCTGCAGACGATCGGCCCCGGCGAGTTCGAGGGCAAGGTCGCGGAGACCTGGGAGATCAACGAGACCGCGACGCAGTTCACCTTCACGCTGCGCGACGGCATCTCGTTCTCCGACGGCTCGCCGATCACCGGCGCCGATGTGGCCGCATCGTTCGAGCGCACCGTCGCGTCCGACAGCCCGTTCTCCGCGAACTTCGTCGATGTTACCGTCGAGTCGACCGACACCACGGTGACGTTCACCACGGCCGCGCCCGACCCGGCCCTTCCGGCCAAGCTGACCGGGCTCATGATCACCCCGGCCAGCGCCACCGAGGACAGCTACCTGGACACGCCGGTCACCTCGGGCCCGTTCCAGGTCGAGTCGTTCACCCCTGGCGGCGAACTCGTCATGGTGCCCAACGAGAACTACTGGGGTGACCAGCCGAAGATCGACGAGCTCACCATCCGGTCGATCCCCGAGGTCGCGGCGAGGGTCACCGCCTTGGAGACGGGCGAGCTCGACGTCATCTGGGGCATCTCCGACGACCAGGTGAAGCAACTCGGCGGCAACACCGAGGTCGAGGTCCTGTCCGCGGTCGGCTCCAACGTCACCACCATGTGGATGAACGCCTCCACGCCGGCGCTGGCGAGCGCGGAGGTGCGGCGGGCGCTCTGGCAGGCCGTCGACTTCGAGAAGAAGATCGATGCGCTCTACCCGGAGAGCGGCGAGCCCGCCGACTCCGTCGTCGCCCCCACGGTGTTCGGGTACGCGCCGCAGGAGCCGGTGGTCTACGACCCCGAGGCGGCGAAGCAGGCGCTGATCGACGCGGGCTTCGACTTCGACACGACGTTGCGCTTCCACTTCTCCCAGGCCCAGTTCCGGCAGTGGGTGGACTCGGTCGTGGCCGATCTCGCCGCCGTCGGCGTTCAGGCCGAGGCGCTGGAGAAGGAACAGGCCGTCTACACCGAGGACCTGCTGGCGCTGAACTGGGACATCAACATCCAGCAGGTCGGCACGCTCGGGCTGGACGCCTCGTACAACCTCGGCCGGCTCTACACCTGCGCCGCGGAGCGGACCGGCTACTGCAACCCCGAGCTGGACGAGATGCTGCGGCGGGCCGGCACCTCCGTCGATCCGGCCGAGCGGGAGGCGGCCTACGCCGAGGCGACGGAGCTGATCTGGACCGAGGCCGTGGGCATGTACCCCATGTTCGTGAAGAACCTCTTCGCCACTCGGACGTCGGTGTCCGGCTTCGAGCCCGACGGAGAGGGACTGCCACGATTCGACACGGTCTCGGTTGATGAGTGACGGGCACCTCCGGGTCAGGGATCTGACGATCATGCTGCCCGGCCCGCGCGGCATGGCCGACGTGGTCGACGGCGTCTCCTTCGACATGGCCGAAGGCCGGACGACCGGCCTGATCGGTGAGTCCGGGAGCGGGAAGTCGCTGACGGCGATGGCCCTGGTCGGACTGATCCCCGAGACCGGCGTGGTCAGCGGGCAGGTGCTCCTGGGCGAGGAGAACCTGCTCGAGGCCGGCCGGGCGCGGATCAGGCAGGTCCGGGGGACCGAGATCTCGGTCGTGTTCCAGGACCCGTCGACCGCGCTCAACCCGACCATGTCCATCGGCGACCAGGTCGGCGAGATCCTGCGGGGCCGAGGCGTGTCCCGGAGTCAGGCGCGGGTGCGGGCGGCGGAGCTGCTCGACCACGTCGGCATTCCGGACGCGGCGGCCCGCGTGGGCGCCTACCCCCACGAGTTCTCCGGCGGCATGCGGCAGCGGGCGATGATCGCCCTCGCGCTCGCCGGCCGGCCGAGGTTCATCCTGGCCGACGAGCCGACGACGGCACTGGACGTCACCGTGCAGGCGCGGATCCTCGCTCTGCTCGGCCGCCTGCGCGACGAGGACCACCTGTCCATGTTGCTGGTCAGCCACGACCTGCGGGTGATGTCGCACGTCGCGGACGAGCTCGTCGTCATGTACGCCGGGCGGGTCTGCGAGCGCGGCGGGGCCAAGGCGGTGCTCAACGGGCCGCTGCATCCCTACACCGACGCCCTGGTGCGCAGCGTTCCCTCGGTGCACGTCAGCTCGGCGATCGCCGACCCGCTGCCAGGCAGCCCGGCCAACCCGTTCGACCGGCCGGCGGGGTGCCCGTTCAATCCGCGCTGCCCGCGCGCGGAGGACCGGTGCCGGACCGAGGTGCCGGCGTTGCGCGAGATCGCACCGGGCCGTCTCAGCGCCTGCCACCTCGCGGAGGAACTGACATGACCGCTGCTGCCGGCCTGAGGATCACCGACCTCACGGTGACCTACCCCGGGCCTCGCGCCGGCGGTCTCGTCGGCCGGCGGACGCCGATCACCGCGGTCGACGCCGTCAGCCTCGACGTCGCGCCGGACGAGACCGTCGCCCTCGTCGGGGAGTCGGGGTCCGGGAAGTCCACGATCGCCCGCGCGGTCGTGGGGCTCGTCCCCGCGTCGGGGGGCTCCATCGACTTCGACGGAGCGTCGCTGCTGAACCTGCGTCCCCGGGACCAGTGGGCGCGGCGGAACATCGCGATGATCTTCCAGGATCCCCGGTCCGCGCTGAACCCGCGCCTCTCCGCGGCGGCCTCCATCGGCGAGGCCTGGGAGGCGCACCCCGACGTCGCTCCCGAGGGCGTGCGCCGTGATCAGCGACGGCGACGGGCGGCCGTCGTCGACCTGCTGGCCCAGGTCGGGCTCGATCCCGACGTGGCGGGGAAACGCCCGACGGCGCTGTCCGGCGGGCAGTGCCAGCGGGTGAGCATCGCTCGCGCGCTGGCACTCAGCCCGAAGCTGCTCATCTGCGACGAGGCGGTGTCGGCCCTCGACGTCTCGGTGCAGGCGCAGGTGCTGCAGCTCCTGGTCCGCGTCCGCGAGGCGCGCTCGCTGTCGATGCTCTTCATCACCCACGACCTCGGGGTGGTGCGTCAGGTCGCCGACCGCGTCGCCGTGATGCGCCGCGGCGAGCTGGTCGAGAGCGCCGACGTCCACACGCTGTTCACCGCACCGCAGCACGACTACACCCGGGAACTCCTCGCCGCCGCCGTCGACCTCGACGTGAGGAGCTGACCACCGCACGGCACGTCCTCGTCCGCAGTGAGACCACCCAAGGAGAAGGACACATGACCGATCGCATCAACCGACGCATGATGATCCGTTCCGCCGCCGGCGCGGGTGTCGTGGGCGTCGGCGGGCTCGCGCTGGGCGGGACCGCCCACGCCGAGACGGCACCGCCGAGCCTTGTCGAGGCCGACGGCACGCCGGTGCTGACGCCGCAGCAGTTCGGCGCCGTCGGCGACGGCGTGGCCGACGACACCGCCGCGATCCAGGCGGCGATCGACGCCGCCCGGTCGCAGCTCAACAAGATCGTCGTCCTCCCGCCCGGGCAGTACAAGGTCACGTCGACGATCGTCGTCGGTGACCACGAGTACGAGACCCCCGGCGAGCACCTCAACCGCTTCGTCCTGCGCGGGTACGGCATGTTCGGCGAGGAGTCGTCGAAGATCACCTTCCACCACGACGGCGTCGGCATCCGGTGGGAGTCGTCACTCGGCGGTGTCCACGGCATCGCGTTCGACGCTCCGGTGAAGACGGCGAACAACGTCGCGCTCCACGTCGCCCGCAACTCGGCGAACACCGACGACACCGACGTCACCATCGTCGAGTGCTCGTTCCTGCGTTTCCAGCGCGCCATCGAGAGCGTCGGCCGCGGCTTCCTGTTCACCAAGAACAAGATCGCCGTCTGCACCACGGGCATCACCATCTCGTGGCCGGCGGGTGAGATCCCGGGCGGCGAGGTCCACAAGCTGCCGTACGGCCTGCGCAAGTGGCTGATCACCGACAACCACTTCCACTCGAACTTCGACGCGATCATCTTCAACGGCGCCCCGGACGGCGAGTTCCGCGGCGCGGTGATCAGCAACAACCTGCTCGACATCGGCCGCCGGCTGTTCAAGGGCAGCCTCACCAACTCGACCATCAGCGGCAACGTGGTCGAGAACGGCAACGGCAACGCGATCATCGAGATCGCCTCCGGCGGCCACAACCTCACCATCACCGGCAACGTGATCGGCGGCTTCGACACCACACCGGGGGCACACGAGCCGCCCATCTACGCGATCAGCTTCCTCGCGGGCGTGTCGGCGACGAACGTCACGATCTCGGCGAACACGTTCAACTGGCTCCGTGGCTCGCCCATCGGGTTCGCGGGCTCGGCCGACAAGGTCAGCATCACCGACAACTCGTTCGACCACTACAACCTGGCCAACACCACCGTTCACGGCGCCGTGCGCGTCCAGGGCGACGCCACCCGGTTCGCGATCGTCGGCAACGCCTTCTCGGCCAACCGGAATCCGGCCGGCCTCCCGATCCGGGTCGACGGCACGATGAGCGCGTCCAACGTGGTCGGCAACGTGTTCGAGCAGGGCGCACTGGTCCAGGCCGGCGCGATCGGTGCCGACTCGTTCGTCGAGTCCGCGCCGGGCCGGTTCACGCGACTCGAGGTGGCCGCCGCGAAGGACGCCGCCGCGCGCGTCCACAGCACCGCCACTACCGGCATCGCCGCCGGCGACAGCTACGGCGGCTATCTGGTCGAGAGCGCGCTGGCGACCGGCGCGGGCGCCGGCGTCAAGGGCGGCGTCGAGGTCGTCGCGGCGAACGCGTCCGGCTCGGCGGCCACGAACCTGCTGTGCTCCACGAACTCCACGAACGAGGTGGTGGCCTTCCAGGCCAGTGTGGCGGGCCTGATCCCGCCGGCGGACAACGCCCGCGACATCGGCAGTCCCGACGCCAGCATCCGGACGGTGTACGCCCATGCGACCCGGCTGCATCCGTACACCGTCGACACCCTGCCGCCGGCCGCGGACCTGGCCGGCGCGCTCATCCAGGTCGTCGACGGGCAGGGCGGCACGCCCTGCCTGGCGATGTCGGACGGGACGTCGTGGCGTCGGATGCCCCTCGGGAACGCGGTCAGGTAGGTCGAGCATGGGTGAGAACGGGACCACGGCACCGTGGTGGCGAGACGCGGTGATCTACCAGGTCTACCTCCAGTCCTTCGCCGACGGCAACGCCGACGGAGTCGGCGACGTCGCCGGGCTGCGCAGCCGGATCGGCTACCTGTCGGGGCTCGGGATCGACGCCGTCTGGATCACGCCGTGGTTCCGCTCGCCCCTGCGCGACGCCGGCTACGACGTCGCCGACTACCGCGCCATCCACCCCCGGTACGGGTCGGTGGACGAGGGGCGCGAGCTGATCGACGAGTGCCACGCGGCGGGGATCCGGGTCATCCTCGACATCGTCCCCAACCACACGTCGTCGGATCATCCGTGGTTCGCGGCGGCGCTGAACTCGCCGCCCGGGTCGGCGGAACGGGCCAGGTACCACGTCCGCGCCGGGCGCGACGACGGCACGAGTCCGCCCAACGACTGGCTGAGCGTGTTCGGCGGGCCGGCGTGGACCCGCGTCGACGACGGGGAGTGGTACCTGCACCTGTTCGACTCCTCACAGCCCGATCTGAACTGGGACAGCGCCGAGGTGCGGTCGGAATTCGAGGACATCCTGCGGTTCTGGTTCGACCTCGGTGTCGACGGGTTCCGCATCGACGTCGCCACCGCGCTGGTGAAGGCGCCGGGACTCCCGGACCTCGGGTATCCCGACGGCGCGTTCCTCGCCGACCTGACCCGCGCGGACCACCCGCACCGCGACCGCGACGAGGTCCACGAGATCTATCGCGACTGGCGCAAGCTGGCCGACTCCTACGATCCGCCGCGGATGTTCGCCGCGGAGGCGTGGCTCGACGACCCGGACCGGCTGTCGCGCTATGTCCGGCCCGACGAGCTGCACACCACGCTGAACCTGTACTACCTGAAATCGGCGTGGACGGCGGACGGCATGCGCCGCGCCATCGACGCCTCGATCGCGGCCACGTCGGGTGTGGGGGCGCCGACCACCTGGGCGCTGTCCAACCACGACGTCGAACGTGTGGTCACCCGCTACGGCCGCGACGACACCCGCCGGCGTCCGGGCGTGTCCGGGCCGGAGCTCGGGCCGGTCGACGAGCGGTTGGGCCGCCGCCGGGCCCGGGCCGCGGCCCTGCTGACGCTGGCACTGCCCGGCAGTGTGTACGTCTACCAGGGCGACGAGCTGGGGCTGGCCGACGCGCACGTGCCGGAGCAGGCCCGGCAGGACCCCATCTGGATCAGGTCCAGGGGCCGGCGCTGGGGCCGCGACGGCGCCCGGGTGCCGCTGCCGTGGACGCCGGACGGCGGCTCGTTCGGGTTCGGCGACGACGGCGCCTGGCTGCCGCAACCGCCCGGGTGGGGAGCGCATGCGGTGTCGTCCCAGGCCGGCGACGACTCGTCGTTCCTCGAGCTGTATCGGAGCGCGTTGAGCCTGCGGCGCGCTCATCCGGCTCTGGGCGGGACGGGCGAGGTGCGCTGGTGCGAGGCGCCTCGCGACGACGTCCTCGTGTTCACCCGCGATCCCGGCTTCGGCTGCGTCGTCAACTTCGGACCGGCACCGGCGCCGATCCCCTGGACGGGCGCGTCGTCCTGGTCAGTGACCACGGAACCGGCGAGGGCGAGGTCCCCGCCCACGGCGCCGTCTGGCTGGACCTCCGGCCGGAGGACCGCGCATGACCACGACCGAGCGCCCCAACGTGGTGCTGATCCACTGGCACGACGTCGGCACCCACCTGGGCGCGTACGGCCACGGCGACGTGGCGAGCCCCGCCGTCGACCGGCTGGCGTCCGAGGGGCTCCGGTTCGACCAGGCGTTCTGCACGACCCCGCTGTGCAGCCCGGCCCGCGGGTCGCTGTTCACCGGCCGCTACCCGCACACGAACGGGCTGATGGGTCTGGTCAACCGGGGCTGGGAGTACGCGCCCGGGAGCGGACCGTGCCGTCGTTGCTGTCCGAGCTCGGCTACCGGACCGCCCTCATCGGCCAGCAGCACGAGAGCCGCGACCCGTACCGGCTCGGGTTCGACGAGGTCCATCCCTGGCTCGCGGGTCCGGCCCGGTGCGGGCCGGTGTCGCAGCGGGCGGTGGAGTGGCTGGAGGCGGCGCCGGGTGAGCCGTTCTTCCTCACGGTCGGCTTCTTCGAGACGCATCGCCCGTACCCGGCGGACGGATACCCGCCGGTCGACCCGGCGTCGGTGGAGGTGCCGCCGTACCTGCCGGACAACGAGCACACGAGGGCGGACCTGGCCGGCTTCCTCGGTTCGATCCGTGTCGCCGACGCCGCGACCGGCCGCGTCGTCGACGCCGTCGAGCGGGCCGGTCTGGCCGACTCGACCCTGCTGCTGTTCACCACCGATCACGGGATCGCGTACCCGCGGGCGAAGGGCACGTTGTACGACCCCGGCATCCGGGTGGCGTTCGTCGCCCGGCCGCCGCGGTCGTGGGGGGTCGCGCCGGGGGCTCCGGACGGGCTGCTCAGTCACGTGGACGTGCTGCCGACCCTGGTCGAGCTGGCCGGCGGGCCGGTTCCGCCGTCCGTCCAGGGGCAGAGCTTCGCCTCCGTGCTGCGCGGCGAACCGGGCCGGCGGCGCACGGAGGTCTTCGCCGAGAAGAACTACCACGACGAGTACGACCCGATCCGGGGCATCCGCACCGACCGGTACGCGTACATCCGCACCCTCGAGCCGGGCACGCCGCCGCGGCTGTCGGGTGACATCGAGCGCGGCCCGGTGCGGCTGGGCCTGGGCGAGGAGCAGCTGCGGCCGCGGCCGGCCGAGGAGCTCTACGACCTCGACGACGATCCGTGGCAGCTGTGCGACCTCGCCGGTGACCCGTCGTACGCGGAGGTCAAGGCGGGCCTCGCCGCGCGTCTCGACGCGTGGATGAGCGAGACGAACGACCCGGTGCTGGCCGGACGCGTGGCCGCTCCGAGCGGTTCCCTCGACGAAGGGCCGGTGCCGCGATGACCGACCGGCCGAACATCGTGCTGGTGGTGATGGACGACCTCGGCTACGGCGATCTGAGCTGCATGGGGAACACGATCCTGCGCACGCCGCGGATCGACTCGATCGCCGCCGAGGGCATCGCGCTACGGCACATGTACGCGGCGTCGGCCGTGTGCACGCCTTCGCGGGCGGCGTTGCTGACCGGCCGGTATCCGCAGCGGGTCGGTCTGGTGAAGGTGCTGAACCCGCGTCACGACACCGGCCTGTCGTCGTGGGAGTACACGGTGCCGGAGCTGCTG
This Jiangella alba DNA region includes the following protein-coding sequences:
- a CDS encoding DUF6772 family protein, coding for MQKVIQYERGLEKFTPLRNIVTYDDFDRGFNGWLDLTPNFVNDDYRHYPSEVDLASWAPSMISAAPMRFAATHGSMEGTYSLKLNTKPVANRYEEKPADGSMGVALKRLSNFDPNMRYIQIEAFYAYTPQQDRLGFGEEDLRAFGFYFDLQDHEYRWMPGVRYVNSVNGELTKKWQYWKVADGVTKKDWCYGREDGWQRPGVDNLWYGRRHADGSADAFQWVPDGDQDLLYNESPDKLNWLYFRLLIDFQRREYVELQSMDRTFDLRGLTPTLVTPYKSITNLINPIFFVETDTNRTVNLFLDSVVYSTE
- a CDS encoding DUF6385 domain-containing protein; the encoded protein is MRTFATSVIERRLEISATHTTHPYEAGWAAEAVFFVQVEGDHPDLSVQAQISPDGLHWADRGRAIVLAGGDEIAAIDLANFGGWLRLAFTGATPERPATVLVHLALKG
- a CDS encoding ABC transporter permease, with amino-acid sequence MLPQLIRRLGLMIFTVWGAVSLTFVILRLAPGDQATVQLGPDATAADVSALREELGLNRPMLVQYLDYLGSALTGDFGESYRFRDSATTVILDRFPATVLLAGTATALALTIGLLLGILAGRAPGKLADRAISGITLVMQAIPSFWSGIMLILLMALTLRLLPSAGSGDLRHLVLPAVTLAIPFTALVARITRSSVAEVTAEPYIMTARSKGLSERLVLSRHAVRNSVIPVVTIVSLHIGTLMGGAVIVEQVFAWDGVGSLLVGAVGNRDYAIVQGATVLLAIVVVTMNLLADVLNARLDPRIRAGVAS
- a CDS encoding ABC transporter permease, producing MTTMGLVQTPAPPAPLVPARTRRTTVRRVAAAVPIMIFGLYVVAAIVGPLLIDYSPVGGELDDRLLPPGSVLSDGSTALFGTDALGRDLFGQVVYGARTSVFIGTLVVLISALIGLAVGTVAGYRGGTTDLVASRVIDVLLAFPGILLAIVIAGVFDRSLAIVVVALSVTNWIGFARLSRSMAMTLRERDWVKSATVMGVRRRRIIARHILPFIAGPTFALATTEFAGAILAEASLSFLGLGLPSASVSWGQTIAAGKEYLASAWWISAIPGIALAVLVICVGFTGDRLTRYFGRRQ
- a CDS encoding ABC transporter substrate-binding protein: MRSLRHSAIVATALLGLLGATACGADTDSTGGGGDEAGGGAIAVAGQFPTESIDPNGPLAIDGGTRVASIQLYSPLLQTIGPGEFEGKVAETWEINETATQFTFTLRDGISFSDGSPITGADVAASFERTVASDSPFSANFVDVTVESTDTTVTFTTAAPDPALPAKLTGLMITPASATEDSYLDTPVTSGPFQVESFTPGGELVMVPNENYWGDQPKIDELTIRSIPEVAARVTALETGELDVIWGISDDQVKQLGGNTEVEVLSAVGSNVTTMWMNASTPALASAEVRRALWQAVDFEKKIDALYPESGEPADSVVAPTVFGYAPQEPVVYDPEAAKQALIDAGFDFDTTLRFHFSQAQFRQWVDSVVADLAAVGVQAEALEKEQAVYTEDLLALNWDINIQQVGTLGLDASYNLGRLYTCAAERTGYCNPELDEMLRRAGTSVDPAEREAAYAEATELIWTEAVGMYPMFVKNLFATRTSVSGFEPDGEGLPRFDTVSVDE
- a CDS encoding ABC transporter ATP-binding protein gives rise to the protein MSDGHLRVRDLTIMLPGPRGMADVVDGVSFDMAEGRTTGLIGESGSGKSLTAMALVGLIPETGVVSGQVLLGEENLLEAGRARIRQVRGTEISVVFQDPSTALNPTMSIGDQVGEILRGRGVSRSQARVRAAELLDHVGIPDAAARVGAYPHEFSGGMRQRAMIALALAGRPRFILADEPTTALDVTVQARILALLGRLRDEDHLSMLLVSHDLRVMSHVADELVVMYAGRVCERGGAKAVLNGPLHPYTDALVRSVPSVHVSSAIADPLPGSPANPFDRPAGCPFNPRCPRAEDRCRTEVPALREIAPGRLSACHLAEELT
- a CDS encoding ATP-binding cassette domain-containing protein, with the protein product MTAAAGLRITDLTVTYPGPRAGGLVGRRTPITAVDAVSLDVAPDETVALVGESGSGKSTIARAVVGLVPASGGSIDFDGASLLNLRPRDQWARRNIAMIFQDPRSALNPRLSAAASIGEAWEAHPDVAPEGVRRDQRRRRAAVVDLLAQVGLDPDVAGKRPTALSGGQCQRVSIARALALSPKLLICDEAVSALDVSVQAQVLQLLVRVREARSLSMLFITHDLGVVRQVADRVAVMRRGELVESADVHTLFTAPQHDYTRELLAAAVDLDVRS
- a CDS encoding right-handed parallel beta-helix repeat-containing protein; translation: MTDRINRRMMIRSAAGAGVVGVGGLALGGTAHAETAPPSLVEADGTPVLTPQQFGAVGDGVADDTAAIQAAIDAARSQLNKIVVLPPGQYKVTSTIVVGDHEYETPGEHLNRFVLRGYGMFGEESSKITFHHDGVGIRWESSLGGVHGIAFDAPVKTANNVALHVARNSANTDDTDVTIVECSFLRFQRAIESVGRGFLFTKNKIAVCTTGITISWPAGEIPGGEVHKLPYGLRKWLITDNHFHSNFDAIIFNGAPDGEFRGAVISNNLLDIGRRLFKGSLTNSTISGNVVENGNGNAIIEIASGGHNLTITGNVIGGFDTTPGAHEPPIYAISFLAGVSATNVTISANTFNWLRGSPIGFAGSADKVSITDNSFDHYNLANTTVHGAVRVQGDATRFAIVGNAFSANRNPAGLPIRVDGTMSASNVVGNVFEQGALVQAGAIGADSFVESAPGRFTRLEVAAAKDAAARVHSTATTGIAAGDSYGGYLVESALATGAGAGVKGGVEVVAANASGSAATNLLCSTNSTNEVVAFQASVAGLIPPADNARDIGSPDASIRTVYAHATRLHPYTVDTLPPAADLAGALIQVVDGQGGTPCLAMSDGTSWRRMPLGNAVR
- a CDS encoding sulfatase family protein — protein: MQPGPRVAVHRPLPAHERADGSGQPGLGVRARERTVPSLLSELGYRTALIGQQHESRDPYRLGFDEVHPWLAGPARCGPVSQRAVEWLEAAPGEPFFLTVGFFETHRPYPADGYPPVDPASVEVPPYLPDNEHTRADLAGFLGSIRVADAATGRVVDAVERAGLADSTLLLFTTDHGIAYPRAKGTLYDPGIRVAFVARPPRSWGVAPGAPDGLLSHVDVLPTLVELAGGPVPPSVQGQSFASVLRGEPGRRRTEVFAEKNYHDEYDPIRGIRTDRYAYIRTLEPGTPPRLSGDIERGPVRLGLGEEQLRPRPAEELYDLDDDPWQLCDLAGDPSYAEVKAGLAARLDAWMSETNDPVLAGRVAAPSGSLDEGPVPR